Sequence from the Bremerella volcania genome:
CCACACCCAGGTGGGGTTAGTTGACCCTGACTCCCGTCCCGCTTACAGTAGATTTGCCTTTCTACGGGCCCTTTTCTGGGTTCGGTTAAGTTTATGCAACCCTTTCTGAAAGCTGCGGTTAGCATCGATGTTGGCCAGCCGTGTCATACCGTGTTTGGATGTGAACCAAGGGCGTGTCGTCAAAGGAACGAACTTCGTTCAGCTGCGCGACGCCGGTGACCCGGTCGAAGTCGCTGCGCGCTACGAGCGCGAAGGGGCCGACGAGTTGGTATTTTTGGACATTACGGCCAGCCATGAAGAGCGCGACATCATCCTCGATGTCGTGCGGCGGACGGCGGAAGAGGTGTTCATGCCGCTGACGGTCGGGGGTGGCATTCGGACGATGGAAGACATTCGTTCGCTATTGAATGCCGGGGCGGATAAGGTCTCGATCAATTCGGCGGCCTGTAAAGATCCCGAGTTCGTCAGCCAGGCAGCCAAGCGATTTGGCAGCCAGTGCATCGTGGTGAACATCGACCCCAAACGCGTGCAGAAAGATGGCCAGGAAGTGTGGGAGGTCCACATTAACGGAGGCCGCAAGCCCACCGGCCTGGAGGCGGTCAGCTGGGCGCAGAAGGTGGAAGAGCTGGGTGCCGGCGAGATCGTGCTGACCAGCATGGATCGCGACGGAACCAAAGATGGCTACGACCTGGAAGTTACCCGGGCCGTCAGCGAGGCGGTAACCATCCCCGTGGTGGCCAGCGGTGGGGCAGGGCATCCCGAGCACCTGGCCGACGCCATATTGGAAGGGAAAGCGGATGCCGCCCTGGCGGCGAGCATTTTTCACTTCGGCCAGTTTACAATTCATGAAACGAAAGAATTGATGCGCGACCGCGGAATTTGCGTCCGGCTTTGATTTCACGGCCGTCGCGAATCAAAATGAGGGGCTTGTCCTCGAACGTTCAGGAACTGAGGTAGAAGAGTCATGGCAGAAATCGACGCAGCGATAGCCGAGAAGTTTCTCTCGCAGGATAAAGAGTACGAAGTCGACAAAATCTTCCGCGCGCTGGTGAAGCTGGAAGGTTCCGACTTGCATATGAAAGTGGGCCGCCCGCCGATTGTGCGAGTGAACGGTACGCTCAAGAACCTTAATCGAGGACCGATCGACGCCGAAGAAATGTTGCGGCTACTCTGGCCGCTCATGGACGCGCGAAACGAGCGTATCTTTAAAGAAAACGGCGGTGCCGACTTTGCCCACGTGGTGGACGTCGATGGCGAGAAGTGGCGTTTCCGTGTGAACATGTTCACCCAATTGGGTAACGTCGGGCTGGTGGCTCGTCGTATTAACAACTGGATTCCGAACTTCGAAGGGTTGAACATTCCTCCGGTGATGGAAGAGCTGTGTAAGTTCGACCAAGGGATGGTGCTGCTGGCCGGGGTGACGGGTTCCGGTAAAAGTACGACGATCGCGTCGATGCTCAACTGGATCAACCGGCACTACTCGAAGCACATTCTGACGCTGGAAGACCCGATCGAATTCGTCTACACCGAAGATAAGTGCCTGATCAATCAGCGCGAGATCGGGCAGGACGTGAAGAACTTCGAGATCGCGATGGGGCACGCCGTGCGTGAAGACCCCGACATCATCCTGATTGGTGAAATGCGTGATCAAGAAACGTTCCTCACGGCCATTCACGCGGCGGAAACGGGGCACTTGGTGTTCGGAACGATCCACGCTTCGAGTGCTTCCAGTACGATTGGCCGTATTCTCGACTTGTTCCCCGAAGAAATGCATGGCTCGATTCGCAGTGCCATCGCGTTCAATATGAAGGGGATCGTCGCCCAGAAACTTCTCAAGTCGATCAAGCCGGGCGTGGGCCGTGTGCCGACGGTCGAGATCATGACGATGAATCCAACCGTCCAGAAACTGATTCTGGAAGGGAAGGACAGCAAGCTGCCCGATGCGATCCGTATCGGTAAAGACGACGGTATGCAAGACTTCACGATGAGCCTCAAGTCGTTGATCGATAAAGAACTGATCGATCGCGAAACCGCTTTCGCCGTGGCACCAAACGTCGAAGCGTTGAAGATGGCACTCAAAGGCATCAATGTGGCACAACCTGGGATGGTTTAATGCGAAGAATCGCTCTTTTGATTTTGGTCCTTTTATCTGTCGGGCTGGTTACGGCATCTTCCGGATTCGAGTCGACGTTGCTGGCTCAAGATGGCGGAGCGGCCCAGTCGGCCCCGGCAGCCGCCCCGGCGAACACGCCAGCCGCGTCGGATGACTCGGAAGGCAAGGGGTTTTTCGTCAACCCATTCCTGCTGTTGCTGGTCATCTTCCTATTTTGCGCGTGGGTTTACACCACCGACTGGATCGGCCAGGACTGTCCGGAACGGAAACTATCGCCGGCGACCTGGGTTGTTCCGAACGTCTTTGTATTCGGTCTCACGTTTTGGCTCTTATGTGCGGCGATTCCCTTTTTCCTGGGATATTTGCTGGCCATCCTGGCCTGGGCCGTGCCGCTGGGCATGTACATCAAGACCCGCAACGCGCTGTTGGATCCTCACGAACGCGTGATGACGAAAGATCACATTCGCTACGTGATCGGTTCGTGGTCTGGGGGTAAGGTTAAACGAGAGTTGAAGGAAGCCTGGGACCGCGGACCGGAGATCCAGATCACGGCCATGGGTGCCGACGCGAGTAAGAACACCGAGAACCTGTATACGGCTCGGAAGATGCCGGATGCCTATGTCTGGGTGAAGGAACTGATCTACGAGATGATCGCTCGGCGGGCATCCAAGGTGATGATGGATTACACCAAGGAAACGGTCGCGATGCGTTACTTGATCGACGGCGTCTGGCTCGCCGGCGAAAACCGCGATCGAGAATCGAGCGACCAGATGCTGGCCGTCTTGAAGCTGGTGTGTAACTTGAATCCCAACGAACGCCGCGCCCGTCAATCAGGCGAGTTCGAGATCAAGTACGACGTTAAGAAGAAGGTGATCTGCTCGATGAATTCGCAAGGCACGCAGACTGGCGAACGAGTGCTTCTCGCCGTGCCTGCGCCCACCGCGAAGCTTGAGACGTTTGAAGACCTGGGAATGCGTGAAGGCATGATTCAGGAAGTCAAGGGATTGATGGGGGCTCCCAACGGCCTGTTCGTATTCACGGCCCGTCCCGAAGGCGGCTTCACGACCCTGTGGCACACGGGGTTGTCGTCGACCGATCGCCTGATGCGTGACTTCGCGGGGATTGAATTGAAGGATAGCCGCGAGCCTGAGGTGATGAACATCGCGCTCAAGTATTACGATCCCGCAGCCGGCCAAAAGCCGGAAGAGGTTTTGACCTCGGTGATTCGTAACCAGCCTGATGCCCTGTTCGTCCGTCGAATCGACACCCCGGAAGTTTTCAATGTTTTGCTCGACCAGGCCAACGGAACCCGGATGTGTTTCACGACGGTGAACGCGAAAGAGGACTGCGCGGAAGCGGTCTTGCGCCTCCTTTCACTGAAGGTTCCGGCAGACGAGTACGCCAGTGCGTTGAACGGCGTCCTGTATACGCGTCTGTGCCGACGACTGTGCAAAGGCTGTCGTGAAGAGTTCCAGCCCAGCGCGGCACTTCTCAAGCGATTGGGCATCCCGCCGGATAAGGTAGACAAGCTCTACAAGACACCCACGCCTCCTGGCCCGGACGACCCGAAGAAGCCGCCGTGCGAGCATTGCGGCGGCATTGGTTACTATGGCCGCGTGGGGATCTTCGAGTTGATGAAAGTCGACGATGGCATCCGCCGCGCTATTGTGAAAACGCCTAAGCTGGAAGCCATTCGAGCCGCTTCCAAGCAGGCAGGCAACAAGACGCTTCAAGAGGAAGCGATTCGACTGGTGGCCACGGGGGTGACTTCGTTGGAAGAAATCAGTCGCGTCCTTAAAGAGTAGCCTCGTAGTTTCGTGTTTCCGCTTCTTCGTTGTCTGTTTGCAATCGTTGTTATTACTCGTATCCAGGGCTTTTGACTGTGTTGTACTTTTTTGTCTTTACCGTCGTCCTGTTGTTGGCGCTCTTCGCGGTCTTCTGGAATCAGTGCTTCTGGACGAATTTCCTGAACTGTCACATGGTGATCCTGTGCAGCGCGATTGCCGTCAATATCGCCCCGGACTCGGCCGCCAAGATCAACGAAAAGGCACCGGAATGGAGCGGGTTCACCGAGTTTATTTTCATGTGGTTTCTGTTCTGGTGCTTCTACGGCTCGTTGCGGAAGTACGTCAACTGGCTATCGAAATTTCCGGTGCGATTCGGCAAGAAGGTCGATCCCATCTTCGACTGGGTTGGCTGCGGGTTGATTACGGTCGTCATGTACTGCTGGATCAGCTTTACCCTGTTCGCTTCGCCGGTGGGAGATCCGAACTTCGTCAACATGATGAATGGCCCGAGCGTCCCGTCGCTTGCTGGCAGCACGTATGGATATCTCGTCTTTCAGGTTCCGTCGAATCTGGGGATGCCTGGCAAGCCGTTCAACATGGTTGAATTTGCCACAAGTCGTCTGAAGCGTGCCCAAGCCGAAGCAGATCGCGAATAATCTTCCTATCGTCCATCGCTCCTTCGAATTCAATTCTCGTCACCAATGACTGATACTGCTAACCACGCTTCGGGTGCTGGATTTTCCGCCGAAAACGAAGACCTGCTTGAATACAAAGAACTCAGCCGGCTCGCCATTGGGGGGATGGTGCTGGGTGTGCTTTCGGTGCTCGCCATTTTTACCTCGGTTCTGTGGATCGTACCGGTGCTGGCTATCATTCTCTCGCTGGTGGCCTATTACAAAATCGATAGATCGGAAGTGCTGACTGGCAAAGGGATGGCCCTGATCGGTATGGGCCTGGCTGCCATCTGGCTGGGTATCGGCGTTACCCAGGGTGGCGTGCGCGATCGCGTGATGATGACGCACTCGCGCGAGCTGGCCAAGAGCTGGCTCGAATTGCTATTGGAAAAGAAGACGATGGAAGCCCATCAACTGACGCTTCGCCCCAATGCACGCCAGTCGGCAACGACGTCGCTGGAAGGCTATTACGAGAAGGACGACATCACGAAGGAAGATCTCCTGTCCTTCGAAACGCACGACGCCGTGAAGGTGATTCGTGAGTGGGAAGGGGGACCGCTCGAGGCCAAATTCGACCACGACGTGTCGTCCAGTCTGTACGAAGGGGTCAACTACGGACGACACGCGTTTCAAATCATCGACAAAGAATCCGGCAAACCCCTCTGGGAAGTCGAAGTGCTCATGAAACGCGAACGCGGTTACGGCGAAATGCAGAACGAATTCTTCTGGATTGCCGATTCCATCTCGCTGGAAAAGACCTACCCGGACGCTCGGTAGCCGACCTTAGAGCGTTTCCAAGTTAGCTGTAGCGTCATGGGCATCGGCGAGGCAAGCTGGACAAGGCGACCGAAGCAGGCGAATCCTCTAGATTCGTCGATGCAGGTCAACGAAGTCCCGCGCAGCCAGCCAAGGACGCTACAGATGAATTGGAACCGCTCTAGCCAAGTGCTTCTTGGACGCTGGCCTTCATCTTGTCGAGACCTTCCTTGGCGACTTCCAAGGCATCGCGCTTCCAGTACTCAGGGTTGAACAGTTCCAGCGAGAAGACGCCGGCGAACCCGTTGCCGGCCAGGGTTTGGATCATCGTCTTCAGCGGGGCGATACCATCACCTGGGAAGACCCGGGCACTATCGTTGATCTTGTCGCGGGGCGGGTCGGCCGGGTAGTCGTTCATGTGAAACACGGGAATGACGCTGCCGCTGATCGCTTGGAGCCCGCTGAAGTCGGAACCACCTTTGTAGATGTGGTAGACGTCCGGCATCATGCACGCATCGGGATGATTGGCTTCGACCACCACCATCGCCACTTCACCCAGGCGATTAAGATTCGTCGAGAAACCCCATAGCTCCAGTTCCGGGACCACGCCTGCCTGCCGCCCCACTTCCAGTAGCGCGTGATACCGCTGGGCGACTTCCAACAGGTCGAGCTTAGGGCCGTTGGTGGCACCGGCCGGGGGTGCGGCGATACGTGTTCCACCGATCTGAGCAAGCAGGTCCATGTCGCGTTTGGCGTGTTCCAGACCAGCGGCCCGTTTCTCCTGGTCGTCGACAATCCACTGGGCAAAGCCGATCGCGCTTTCGACCTTCAAGCCTGAGTCGGCAATGCGTTTGCCCAGGTCGTGCAGGCTCTTGCCAGAGTCTTTGTACTCTTGGATCTTCGAGATCCAGGGTTCGATGCCGTCGTAGCCTGCCTTGGCGGCGACGTCGACTTCCTGCTCGATGGTCAGCTTCTGGCCGCGAATGGTGCTCGTGTTGAAGCAGTAGCGAATCGCCGATGGGGTCTTCTGGGCTGCTTCCGCCGTTGTCGTGGCGGTCAGGCCGAGCCCCATGCAGCCAAGTGCCGAGGCACCTGAGAGAGAAAGCATTTGACGACGATCCAAGTGAGCGCTCATGAGCCGGTGTCCTTAGGTGGGAAATTCTTCGCAGGTGGCTTTATTGTGGTTGGATGGCACACGACATGCAACGGTCGAAGGATGTATCTTCGCCGAGAAAGCGGCATGGTGACCGACTTCTGCGTGCGTTATGATGCGCCTGACCAAATCGTGGGGATCAAATGAGATTTGTGGCTGCTTTGAGCCGCACCAGGGGACGCTGAGAGAAACACCATGTGGGAAGCACTGATCGCGGTCATCGCCCTGGCCGCCATGGAAATCGTTCTGGGCATCGACAATATCGTCTTCATCGCGATCGTTTCGGCACGCCTACCCCAAGAGCAACGCCCCAATGCCCGCCGCGTGGGTCTGTTGGCCGCTTTGATCATGCGAATCTTGCTTCTCTTCACGATCTCGTGGGTGATGAAAGCCGACGAACCATTCTTCTATTGGAGTTCGATCTTAGGCAACTTGGAGTTCTTTGAGCATCACGAGGAACTGGCAGGCGTTTCGGTGAAAGACCTGATTTTGTTCGTGGGCGGACTGTTCCTGATTTGGAAAAGCGTCTTCGAAATTCATGAGAAGCTCGAGCACCACCCGCATGCCGAGGGTGCCGCCAAGCCAGCGGCGGCGACATTCTCAGGCGTGATCTTTCAGGTGATGATGTTGGATATCATCTTCTCGTTGGACTCGGTGATCACCGCAGTGGGCATGGTTCAAGAAAAGGTGATGATCGCCGGCATGGAGGTCAGCGGAATCTGGCTG
This genomic interval carries:
- a CDS encoding type IV pilus twitching motility protein PilT, producing MAEIDAAIAEKFLSQDKEYEVDKIFRALVKLEGSDLHMKVGRPPIVRVNGTLKNLNRGPIDAEEMLRLLWPLMDARNERIFKENGGADFAHVVDVDGEKWRFRVNMFTQLGNVGLVARRINNWIPNFEGLNIPPVMEELCKFDQGMVLLAGVTGSGKSTTIASMLNWINRHYSKHILTLEDPIEFVYTEDKCLINQREIGQDVKNFEIAMGHAVREDPDIILIGEMRDQETFLTAIHAAETGHLVFGTIHASSASSTIGRILDLFPEEMHGSIRSAIAFNMKGIVAQKLLKSIKPGVGRVPTVEIMTMNPTVQKLILEGKDSKLPDAIRIGKDDGMQDFTMSLKSLIDKELIDRETAFAVAPNVEALKMALKGINVAQPGMV
- a CDS encoding sugar phosphate isomerase/epimerase family protein, translated to MSAHLDRRQMLSLSGASALGCMGLGLTATTTAEAAQKTPSAIRYCFNTSTIRGQKLTIEQEVDVAAKAGYDGIEPWISKIQEYKDSGKSLHDLGKRIADSGLKVESAIGFAQWIVDDQEKRAAGLEHAKRDMDLLAQIGGTRIAAPPAGATNGPKLDLLEVAQRYHALLEVGRQAGVVPELELWGFSTNLNRLGEVAMVVVEANHPDACMMPDVYHIYKGGSDFSGLQAISGSVIPVFHMNDYPADPPRDKINDSARVFPGDGIAPLKTMIQTLAGNGFAGVFSLELFNPEYWKRDALEVAKEGLDKMKASVQEALG
- the hisF gene encoding imidazole glycerol phosphate synthase subunit HisF, which codes for MLASRVIPCLDVNQGRVVKGTNFVQLRDAGDPVEVAARYEREGADELVFLDITASHEERDIILDVVRRTAEEVFMPLTVGGGIRTMEDIRSLLNAGADKVSINSAACKDPEFVSQAAKRFGSQCIVVNIDPKRVQKDGQEVWEVHINGGRKPTGLEAVSWAQKVEELGAGEIVLTSMDRDGTKDGYDLEVTRAVSEAVTIPVVASGGAGHPEHLADAILEGKADAALAASIFHFGQFTIHETKELMRDRGICVRL
- a CDS encoding DUF4190 domain-containing protein — encoded protein: MTDTANHASGAGFSAENEDLLEYKELSRLAIGGMVLGVLSVLAIFTSVLWIVPVLAIILSLVAYYKIDRSEVLTGKGMALIGMGLAAIWLGIGVTQGGVRDRVMMTHSRELAKSWLELLLEKKTMEAHQLTLRPNARQSATTSLEGYYEKDDITKEDLLSFETHDAVKVIREWEGGPLEAKFDHDVSSSLYEGVNYGRHAFQIIDKESGKPLWEVEVLMKRERGYGEMQNEFFWIADSISLEKTYPDAR
- a CDS encoding GspE/PulE family protein — translated: MRRIALLILVLLSVGLVTASSGFESTLLAQDGGAAQSAPAAAPANTPAASDDSEGKGFFVNPFLLLLVIFLFCAWVYTTDWIGQDCPERKLSPATWVVPNVFVFGLTFWLLCAAIPFFLGYLLAILAWAVPLGMYIKTRNALLDPHERVMTKDHIRYVIGSWSGGKVKRELKEAWDRGPEIQITAMGADASKNTENLYTARKMPDAYVWVKELIYEMIARRASKVMMDYTKETVAMRYLIDGVWLAGENRDRESSDQMLAVLKLVCNLNPNERRARQSGEFEIKYDVKKKVICSMNSQGTQTGERVLLAVPAPTAKLETFEDLGMREGMIQEVKGLMGAPNGLFVFTARPEGGFTTLWHTGLSSTDRLMRDFAGIELKDSREPEVMNIALKYYDPAAGQKPEEVLTSVIRNQPDALFVRRIDTPEVFNVLLDQANGTRMCFTTVNAKEDCAEAVLRLLSLKVPADEYASALNGVLYTRLCRRLCKGCREEFQPSAALLKRLGIPPDKVDKLYKTPTPPGPDDPKKPPCEHCGGIGYYGRVGIFELMKVDDGIRRAIVKTPKLEAIRAASKQAGNKTLQEEAIRLVATGVTSLEEISRVLKE
- a CDS encoding TerC family protein codes for the protein MWEALIAVIALAAMEIVLGIDNIVFIAIVSARLPQEQRPNARRVGLLAALIMRILLLFTISWVMKADEPFFYWSSILGNLEFFEHHEELAGVSVKDLILFVGGLFLIWKSVFEIHEKLEHHPHAEGAAKPAAATFSGVIFQVMMLDIIFSLDSVITAVGMVQEKVMIAGMEVSGIWLMVTAVLISVGVMIAFANPISEFVERHPTLKMLALSFLILIGVMLVAEGAGTHFNKGYIYFAMTFALIVEFLNMRVRMKGRKPIEAELEEEARAQAAEGS